Proteins encoded together in one Neisseria lactamica window:
- a CDS encoding autotransporter outer membrane beta-barrel domain-containing protein encodes MKDETIARCLLSSCLLAAGMEKSIAASGTILEKNNYTAAIAGKNQTNEHTFDYSGETPVKPINSLIIAAYDKGAKNTITVKGNPSVGEKDLKDASGEASLKDARGEVLKEPAHWTIQKEKPTGYVNGGRYTLQSSVENAGILLADKSYEGKNNITLENVSVKNTSSRNAIFANDTLDLRGMSDTTLTFKGNNYLYTGSKVTAKTEMNGIWLLKNDGTGQRTETKNHTKIESEAGSNLNIYVQSGTSKGRGIGVTQYRDVIINTSGPRKTVINQTEMDFRGAVSIKVDRGDNKNAENYGVYVGNLPKKSRRSEDVPDDSYNRVTFHSDVKIDVRPVLEESGKQKSIGDALNVDGKNSRVDIKGDGTVQIDGDIHVLNGGVIDLNLKNKNSYLNGEAHIGKQRYTGDPDDPDNPPGGQPLFEEDRKNSASSINMTMKDGARWNVQNTSKINGLDISNGAEVSFSDGGRNVNVSVSRLKGDGGVFKMQGDIVSGKTDKLITRESSEGTHIIEYTDDAREKTTGREFLRLVENQGSSGGGASYRLHVPCTEHGAWCFKLGESENSKYVKIASTARGDMFLFPFVLSTGASSSVLFGEALYQLNAVSDETLVQRMGEIHADGTPQEDNNVWIKRVGGKFAGSRSDYRVGGYGNRYWGFAGGFNRTGFGDKWIHYKGLMLRHLQSSYSPEDYAGSGKIYGRTAGVYSTWLNRESRAYYDLVANIARYKGSYGLTNYAGKRVESDEARLNAYMLSAETGRRMEKQDGGKTYWWQPEAQLSYWFTRGYGFSLSNGLSAKTDNFRSLMGRFGFRAGVDGLDGGRLNIYGKLMYKREFIGTIRHRFNGSAVEEFKHRGGWLEYGLGVVHRNAENGRQLYFEAQRSSMHKMRQNWQVNMGVRSMF; translated from the coding sequence ATGAAAGATGAAACAATCGCCCGCTGCCTCCTTTCTTCCTGCCTGCTGGCTGCGGGTATGGAAAAAAGCATTGCCGCTTCCGGTACAATTTTGGAAAAAAACAATTATACGGCGGCGATAGCGGGAAAAAATCAGACCAACGAACATACTTTCGATTATTCGGGCGAAACCCCCGTCAAGCCGATTAATTCCCTGATTATTGCCGCCTATGACAAAGGCGCGAAAAATACCATTACCGTCAAGGGCAACCCGTCTGTCGGGGAAAAGGATTTGAAAGATGCAAGTGGTGAAGCGTCGTTGAAAGATGCAAGGGGCGAAGTGTTGAAAGAACCCGCGCATTGGACCATCCAAAAGGAAAAACCTACGGGGTATGTAAACGGAGGTCGATACACGCTTCAGTCATCTGTTGAGAATGCTGGGATTTTGTTGGCAGACAAAAGCTATGAAGGGAAGAACAATATTACTTTGGAAAACGTATCCGTCAAAAATACCTCCTCAAGGAATGCCATTTTCGCAAACGACACTTTAGACCTTCGTGGTATGTCGGACACAACCCTGACTTTTAAGGGAAACAACTATCTTTATACCGGCTCCAAAGTAACCGCCAAAACCGAAATGAACGGCATATGGTTATTAAAGAATGATGGAACCGGACAACGCACAGAAACCAAAAACCATACCAAAATCGAGTCGGAAGCGGGTTCCAATCTGAACATATACGTCCAATCCGGAACGTCTAAAGGGCGCGGCATCGGGGTAACGCAATATAGGGACGTAATCATCAACACGTCGGGACCGAGAAAAACGGTTATCAATCAGACCGAAATGGATTTTCGCGGCGCGGTCAGCATCAAGGTGGATCGCGGCGATAATAAGAACGCCGAAAACTACGGTGTTTATGTGGGAAATCTGCCGAAAAAAAGCAGAAGAAGCGAGGATGTGCCGGACGATTCGTACAACCGCGTTACCTTCCATAGCGATGTTAAAATCGACGTGCGGCCGGTGCTTGAAGAAAGTGGGAAACAAAAATCCATCGGAGATGCTTTGAATGTGGACGGTAAAAACAGCAGGGTGGACATCAAGGGCGACGGAACGGTGCAAATCGACGGCGATATCCACGTCCTCAACGGCGGCGTGATTGATTTAAACCTGAAGAACAAAAATTCTTATCTCAACGGGGAAGCCCATATCGGCAAACAAAGATATACCGGCGATCCCGACGATCCCGATAATCCTCCCGGCGGGCAACCCCTGTTTGAGGAAGACCGTAAAAACAGCGCGTCATCCATCAATATGACGATGAAGGACGGCGCGCGTTGGAATGTGCAGAATACTTCAAAAATCAATGGTTTGGACATCAGCAACGGCGCGGAAGTGAGCTTTTCGGACGGAGGGCGTAATGTAAACGTCTCCGTGTCCAGACTGAAGGGCGACGGCGGCGTGTTCAAGATGCAGGGCGACATCGTCAGCGGAAAGACGGACAAGCTGATTACGCGCGAAAGCAGCGAAGGGACGCACATCATCGAATATACGGACGATGCCAGGGAAAAAACGACCGGCAGGGAATTTTTAAGGCTGGTCGAAAATCAGGGGTCGTCCGGCGGCGGGGCATCCTACAGGCTGCACGTCCCATGTACGGAACACGGGGCGTGGTGCTTCAAATTGGGCGAGTCGGAAAACTCCAAATATGTCAAAATTGCCTCCACCGCCAGGGGGGATATGTTCCTTTTCCCTTTCGTTCTGTCGACGGGCGCATCGAGCAGCGTCCTTTTCGGCGAGGCGTTATATCAGTTGAACGCGGTTTCCGATGAAACGCTGGTGCAGCGTATGGGCGAAATCCACGCCGACGGAACGCCGCAGGAAGACAACAACGTTTGGATCAAACGCGTCGGCGGAAAATTCGCCGGCAGCCGCAGCGATTACCGCGTGGGCGGTTACGGCAACCGCTATTGGGGCTTTGCCGGCGGCTTCAACAGGACGGGGTTCGGCGACAAATGGATTCATTACAAAGGGCTGATGCTCCGCCACCTCCAATCGTCCTACAGCCCCGAAGACTATGCCGGAAGCGGCAAAATCTACGGCAGGACGGCAGGCGTTTATTCCACCTGGCTCAACCGGGAAAGCAGGGCTTATTACGATTTGGTCGCCAACATCGCCCGATATAAGGGCAGCTACGGGCTGACCAATTACGCCGGCAAACGGGTCGAATCGGACGAGGCGCGCCTGAATGCCTATATGCTTTCCGCCGAAACCGGCAGGCGGATGGAAAAACAAGACGGCGGCAAAACCTATTGGTGGCAGCCGGAAGCGCAGTTGTCTTACTGGTTTACGCGCGGCTACGGCTTTTCGCTGTCAAACGGGCTGTCTGCCAAGACGGACAATTTCCGCAGCCTGATGGGGCGGTTCGGCTTTCGGGCGGGTGTGGACGGTTTGGACGGCGGCAGGCTGAACATCTACGGCAAGCTGATGTACAAACGCGAGTTTATCGGCACGATCCGTCACAGGTTCAACGGCTCTGCCGTGGAGGAATTCAAACACCGGGGCGGCTGGTTGGAATACGGCTTGGGCGTGGTGCACCGCAATGCCGAAAACGGACGGCAGCTTTATTTTGAGGCGCAAAGGTCTTCGATGCACAAGATGAGGCAGAATTGGCAGGTCAATATGGGCGTGCGCAGTATGTTCTGA
- the thiD gene encoding bifunctional hydroxymethylpyrimidine kinase/phosphomethylpyrimidine kinase, whose translation MKGSFVQSLSIAGSDSGGGAGIQADLKTFQMRGVFGTCVITAVTAQNTLGVSAVHLVPTETITAQIQAIREDFDIRAYKIGMLGTAEIIECVADKLKHCRFGRRVLDPVMIAKGGAPLLQDSAVAALTRLLLPDTDVLTPNLPEAEALTGVHIESRKDAERAAKILLDYGVKNVVIKGGHLNGSTSGRCTDWLFTQNETLELDSPRFPTAHTHGTGCTFSACITAELAKGSDVCEAVQTAKVYITAAISNPLEIGAGHGPVNHWAYRD comes from the coding sequence ATGAAAGGCTCTTTCGTACAGTCCCTAAGCATCGCCGGTTCGGATTCGGGCGGCGGTGCGGGCATTCAGGCGGATTTGAAAACGTTTCAGATGCGCGGCGTGTTCGGAACGTGCGTCATCACCGCCGTTACCGCGCAAAATACTTTGGGCGTGTCGGCGGTTCATCTCGTCCCGACCGAAACCATCACCGCACAAATCCAAGCAATCAGGGAAGACTTCGACATCCGCGCCTACAAAATCGGTATGCTCGGCACGGCGGAAATCATCGAATGCGTTGCCGACAAGCTGAAACACTGCCGCTTCGGCAGGCGCGTGCTCGACCCTGTGATGATTGCCAAAGGCGGTGCGCCGCTGTTGCAGGATTCCGCCGTTGCGGCACTGACGCGCCTGCTGCTTCCCGATACGGATGTGTTGACCCCCAACCTGCCCGAGGCGGAAGCTCTGACCGGCGTGCATATCGAAAGCCGTAAAGATGCGGAACGTGCGGCAAAAATCCTGCTTGATTACGGTGTCAAAAATGTCGTTATCAAAGGCGGACATTTGAACGGCAGCACAAGCGGACGCTGCACGGATTGGCTGTTTACGCAAAATGAAACGCTGGAATTGGACAGCCCGCGCTTTCCAACCGCCCACACGCACGGCACAGGCTGCACGTTTTCCGCCTGCATTACCGCCGAGTTGGCAAAAGGCTCAGACGTTTGCGAAGCCGTACAGACTGCCAAGGTCTACATCACGGCGGCAATCTCAAACCCTTTGGAAATCGGCGCAGGACACGGGCCGGTCAATCATTGGGCGTATCGGGACTAA
- the tehB gene encoding SAM-dependent methyltransferase TehB, with protein sequence MKERIVGQSGELFCFGQMPVWKAENLPEVLLSGYSSEEGEWVCLNVLQGDVEVRTQDGAAEVWSVESGDCVFAPQQVFSVKPKTDDAEIRLSLYCTAADYFHKKYGMSATHSAVAAAQDTVPVGRALDMGCGQGRNALFLGLKGFEVTAVDHNPAALANVAELAEAEGLNVRTLEYDLNAAALQGEFDYIVATVVLMFLMPQRVPDVIADMQAHTAAGGYNLIVSAMDTADFPCPMPFPFKFKEGELKDYYRDWEQVEYKEELGSMHAKDENGNPIRFKFVTMLAKKPE encoded by the coding sequence ATGAAGGAGCGGATAGTGGGTCAAAGTGGCGAATTGTTTTGTTTCGGGCAAATGCCCGTATGGAAGGCGGAAAACCTGCCGGAAGTTTTGTTGTCGGGCTATTCGTCCGAAGAAGGGGAGTGGGTCTGCCTGAATGTGTTGCAGGGCGATGTCGAAGTCCGCACGCAGGACGGGGCGGCGGAGGTTTGGTCGGTGGAAAGCGGCGATTGCGTGTTTGCGCCGCAGCAGGTGTTTTCGGTCAAACCGAAAACGGACGATGCCGAAATCCGTTTGTCGCTGTATTGCACGGCGGCAGACTATTTCCACAAAAAATATGGCATGAGTGCCACGCATTCTGCGGTCGCGGCGGCACAGGATACCGTACCGGTGGGCAGGGCGTTGGATATGGGCTGCGGACAGGGGCGCAACGCGCTGTTTCTCGGTTTGAAGGGATTTGAAGTTACTGCAGTCGATCACAATCCGGCTGCTTTGGCAAACGTGGCGGAGCTGGCAGAGGCGGAGGGCTTGAACGTCCGCACGCTGGAATATGACTTGAATGCCGCCGCCTTGCAGGGCGAATTTGATTATATTGTGGCAACAGTGGTGCTGATGTTCCTGATGCCGCAGCGCGTGCCTGACGTGATTGCCGATATGCAGGCGCATACGGCGGCGGGCGGGTACAACTTAATCGTATCGGCAATGGATACGGCGGATTTCCCCTGCCCGATGCCGTTCCCTTTTAAATTTAAAGAGGGCGAGCTGAAGGATTATTATCGGGATTGGGAGCAGGTCGAATATAAAGAAGAATTGGGTTCTATGCACGCCAAAGACGAAAACGGCAATCCGATACGGTTTAAATTTGTAACGATGCTGGCGAAAAAGCCTGAATAA